The following is a genomic window from Adhaeribacter radiodurans.
AAAATTTGTTTTTTACCTATTTGATAGTGACTAAAGTAACTTCTTTTTAAATAAGATACAAATGTTTTTACAAATTTCTTAACATTTTTTTAACATTTAATTCTTACATGATTTAAATGTTTATTGGCTATAAAATACTATTCAATAAGGATTAACTCCGCCTAAAATAAGATTATTATTTTTAATCAAATAAAATTAACAATTGCACCAATGTTTAATAAAAAACACTGTCTTTAAATACCAAAACTGTTAGGAAAGTTTAAAAGTAAGTTATTCGAAAAAGCTAAGAGAAAAATTTATAAAAGATAAATCTGAGTTAAAACTTTACTCAAAGAAGAAGAACAGATTATAGAAACCGGAATACCGCCAATCATCTATTTTCTGTTAATAGAAAAAGTTTTTTAATACCGGCATTTGCTAAAAGAAACAACTTCCTTGGGAATAATTCTGTATCATAATCTATTATTCTTCTTTTATGGCTAATTTTTAACTTAAACCGGTGGGCAATTTTATCCGGTAAATACTTGATTCTGTTTGGAGCGGATTTAAAAAAAACTATTTTTGCATCACCTATTACATACGTACCCACATTTTTAACCTGACTGACATGAGTGTTTTAGTAAATAAAGATTCAAGAGTGATTGTACAGGGCTTTACCGGCTCCGAAGGTTCGTTTCATGCCCAACAAATGATTGAATATGGCACGAACGTAGTAGGCGGAGTTACTCCGGGTAAAGGGGGCAGCACCCACCTGGATCGGCCTGTATTTAATACGGTAGCCGAAGCCGTGCGCGAAACCAGCGCTAATGTTACTATTATTTTTGTACCGCCCGCTTTTGCTGCCGATGCTATTATGGAAGCGGCCGATGCGGGAATTAACGTAATTGTAACCATTACCGAAGGTATTCCTACGAAAGACATGATCTACGTGAAAGAATATGTGAAGGATAAACCGCTTACTTTAATTGGCCCGAATTGCCCTGGCGTTATTACCCCAGGCGAAGCTAAAGTAGGTATTATGCCGGGTTTTGTGTTTGAGCCGGGCCGCATTGGTATTGTATCTAAATCCGGAACCTTAACGTACGAGGCGGCCGACCAAATTGTAAAAGCTGGTTTAGGCATTTCTACAGCTATTGGCATTGGTGGTGACCCAATTATTGGTACGCCTACCAAAAACGCGGTAGAATTATTAATGAATGACCCAGACACCG
Proteins encoded in this region:
- the sucD gene encoding succinate--CoA ligase subunit alpha, producing the protein MSVLVNKDSRVIVQGFTGSEGSFHAQQMIEYGTNVVGGVTPGKGGSTHLDRPVFNTVAEAVRETSANVTIIFVPPAFAADAIMEAADAGINVIVTITEGIPTKDMIYVKEYVKDKPLTLIGPNCPGVITPGEAKVGIMPGFVFEPGRIGIVSKSGTLTYEAADQIVKAGLGISTAIGIGGDPIIGTPTKNAVELLMNDPDTDAIVMIGEIGGNYEAMASQYIKETGNKKPVVGFIAGQTAPKGRRMGHAGAIIGGADDTAEAKMRIMQECGIYVVKSPADIGETMAKVLKGESIEA